The following nucleotide sequence is from Rubrobacter radiotolerans DSM 5868.
CACACCACCGACGATCGTGAGCGTCTGAAAGGCGAACATCACCGTAAGACCGTAGGCGAGGAGCTTCGAGGCGTCGTCGGAGGCGAGCATGGCGATCTTGATCCCCCGGTACACAAACACGAGGAACGCAAGGAGTATCGCCGTTGCCCCGAGCAGTCCGAGTTCGCTCGCGATCGCAGAGAAGATAAAGTCGGTCTGGACCTCGGGGATCGTCTGGGCGAAGCCCGCCCCGAGCCCGGTCCCGGTCAGGCCGCCGTCCGAGATGTTGAAGATCGACTGCAGGATCTGGAACCCCATCCCGTCCGGATCCTGCCACGGGTCGAGCCACGCCACGATCCGCACCCGGAAGTGAGCGAAGAGGAAGTACGCGATAAAGGTCCCGACCGCGAACATAAGACCGCCGATGATCAGGTACGCGACGCGCCCCGTCGCCACGAAGAGCATGAGTAGCGGCACGATAAAGAACAGGAGGCTGCTCCCGAGGTCCTTCTCGAAGACGAGCAGCGCCAGAGAAGCCGCCCACACGAGCGCGACGGGTCCGAAGTACTTGAGGGCCGGGATCTGGATTCCCATAAAGGTACGGCTCGTCACGGCGAGCAGGTCGCGCGTATCGGCCAGGTATCCGGCAAAGAAGACGATCAGGGCTATCCGGGCGAACTCCGAGGGCTGGAAGCTGACCGGCCCGATGTTCACCCAGAGCCTCGCGCCGTTCACCTCGTAGCCAAGAGGGGTGAAGGTGAGGCAGATCAGGATTATCGCGAACGTTGCGAGGATGTACTTGTAGTCAAAGAGCTTGTGGTAGTCCCGAAGAAAGAGGACGATCAGGAAGAGCGCCGCGCTCCCGGCGAGGATCCAGCCCGCCTGAGTTATCGCGAGCGTCTCGACGCCCTCGACGTTGTGGGTCAGGCGGAAGATCATCATTAGTCCTATCCCGGTAAGCATCGTGACGATCGGGAGTATCAGAACGTCTGAGTTCGGGAGCATGAGCCTGACCAGCAGGTAGAGCGCAAAGAGCGTCCCGGCGTAGTAGGCGCCGTAGATCAGGGGCGGGCTCGTCGCCTCCTGAACAAAGATAAGCGTCGCAAAGCCGACAAGGCAGATCGCAAGCGCAAGGAGCATCGGCAGCGTTGCTCGCTGGGCCATCTTCTAGTTCCCCGCGCCCGGCTGCTGCGCTTCGTTCTGCGGCGGATCTTCCCGTCCGGCTCCCTGTCCGGCGCGGTCTGCCGGGGTCTCTTCCTCTGCTGCGTTGCTCTCGGCGTCGCTCTGGAGCTGGGCGATGACCTCCTCGATGTCTCCCTCGGTGTAGAGGGTGTTCTCCCGGATCGGAGCCCTGAACGACTCGTTGACCTCTTCGATGTCGACGCCCGTCCTGCGCCACTCGCTGCTGAGCGGTATCTCCAGCCCCGGCACGACGAACGGGACCCCCCGGTAGGCCACGACCTCGCCGTTCTGCGCCTCTTCGAGGTAGTACCGCGTCGAGCCCCAGGCGTAGATCGGCGCGAGCGCGAGACCCGCGAGCGCCAGCACCGCAAGGACCCGGAGCGCCTGCCGGAGCGGCCCGCGCCCGGAGGCTTTTCCGGCCCTCCGGCCCGCGCGCTCTTGCGAGCGGTCGCGCTTCTCCCGGCGTCCGCTCCCTGCGCGCCCGAGGCGGTTCCGCTTCTGCCCGGCCGTGCGGGAGTTCGCGGCCGCCCCGACCGCCGCCCCGGGTATCGCCGAGGCCATCATGCCGCCCGCTACGGCCGGAAGCTCCTGCGTGCCGTTCCTGGTCCCCGAGGAGCCCTCGTTCCGGCGCTCTCGCACGTCGACCACGACGATGGTTATGTTGTCCGAGCCGCCCGCTTCGAGCGCTTCCTGCATAAGGATCTTCGCCGGAGCCTCCGGGTCGCGCGGGTGCTCCAGAAGCACCTCGCTTATTCGCTCCTCGCGCACCATGTCCGAGAGCCCGTCGGAGCACAAAAGGATCCTGTCGCCCGCCTCGATCGGGATAACGGCCGTGTCGACCTCGACCTTCTCCTCCGCTCCGAGCGCGCGGGTTATAAGGTTCTTCTGCGGGTGCGCGGCGGCCTCGTCGCGGGTGATGTCTCCGCTCCGCACGAGCTCCGCGACAAGCGAGTGGTCCTCGGTTATGGGGCGCATCTTGTCCCCCCGCAAGAGGTACGCTCGCGAGTCCCCGACGTGCGCTATCTCCGCCAATGGTCGCCTGCGCGTCCCGCCGAAACGGATCGCCACGACGGTCGTGCCCATCCCGGAGAGCCGCTCGTCGCCCTTTGCGGCCGTGCGTATCCGGCGGTTCGCCTCCGGGATAACGGCCTCGAACTTGTCCTCGGGGGTCATCTTCTTCAAGGCGTCGATCGCCATGCGGCTCGCGACCTCGCCCGCCTCGAAGCCTCCGATGCCGTCGGCGACGGCGAAGAGGGTCTCGTCCACACCCTCCCCGACGAGCAGCGAGTCCTCGTTGTTCTCGCGGACCCTGCCGGGGTCGGTCAGGCCGAAGTGTTCAAGGTAGAACATCGCCTAGAGGTTACTCCACAAACCTGAAGACGGTAGAGCCGATCTTGATCTCGTCCCCGTCCCGAAGCGGCGTCGCCCCGACGGCCTTGCTCCCGTTGACGTAGGTGCCGTTCGTCGAGCCGAGGTCCTCGACGTACAGAAGGCCGCCGTGGCGGGTGAACCTCGCGTGTCTCCCGGAGGCGTACTCGTCGCCCTTCAGGACGATCTCACCCTCCGAGGAGCGTCCGACCTCCGTCGAGTCGCTCGAAAGCGGGTAGCTGGCGTCCGAGGGAAGCACGTTCGACTCCTCGACAAGGATCTCGGGCGTCCGGCCGGGCTTCGCGGAGCGGCCCCGCGCCATCGCCCCGCCGCCTGCGAGCCCGGAGAACTCCTCCTCGTCCGGGACGGAGCGCAGATCGCCGATACCGCGCCGGACAACGGCATAGACGAACGCAAAGAGAAGCAGCAGAAGCAGCGCCTTCGCCGCCAGAAGCGGCACCTGTAGCTCTAACACTAGTCCCTCCCGGAGGGACTGCCGCTCCTGCGCGCCCGGTCCGAGCGCCCCCTCGCCCCCGGCTCGTCTATTCGCCTCACGAACCGGGCCTTGCTCTGTCCGAAGGTCAGCTCGTCGCCGCTCTCTATGCGCTCGCGGCCGATGGGCGCCCCGTCGAGCAGCGTCCCGTTCGTCGAGCCGAGGTCCTCGATCACGAAGCCGTTCTCCTCCCGGATGAGCTGCGCGTGCCGGCGGGAGACGTTCGGGTCCGAGACGACGATGTCGTTGTCCTGCGAGCGACCGACGGTCCACGGTCCCTTGCCTTCGAGCGGGTGGTTCTTGCCGTCCATCGCAAGCTCCACGACCTCGCGCGCCAGACCGTGCCTGCGGGCCTCCTCCGCGCTTATCGCCGAGGTTCCCTCGCCCAGGGAGGAGCCGCCGCTCGTGATCTGCTCGGTCTTGAAGATCCTTGTCTGCCCGGAGGTGTCCTGCGGGGCGCCCTTCTCGCGCGGCCCGTCGCCGCCGGTCAGACGCGCCGTGACCCCGAACTCCCCGAAGCGCAGGGACTCCTCGGTCGTGAAGCGGATCTTCGGCACCGACATCAGGTGGTAGCCCTTGCTCTCGGCGTGGGTGGAGGCGTACTGGATCAACTCGTCCCGAAGCGAGTCCTCGTAGACCTCTATCGAGCTTGCGTCGTCCTCGGAGAGGTGGATCGTGAAGTCGTTCGGGGCGTAGGTCCTTGAGATCGAGACCATCCGCCCCTCGTCCATCTGCTTTGTCAGGCCCTTGGCGATCTCGACCGGGTGTATCCGCCGCCGGAAAGCACGACCGAAGACGCCCTCCACGAGCCCACCCATCTTTTTCTCGATGCCCTTCAGGAAGCCCAACAGAAGACCCGACCTATCTTGTCTACGACTATCCCGCCCTGGCTAAAAGATACCTCAGCGCAGCGTACATTATAGACGCGAGGGCGAGCGAAGTCACAGCCTGAAGCAGCGAGGCCGAGTCTGAGGACACAAAGAGCGCATACCCGATAAGGCCGCCTCCGACCGCCCCGACGACGCCCCAGAGCGGTCTTGCTACCCACTCTCCGAGCGACACGAGAGCGGCCATGAGCCCCCAGAGCACCGGTAGCGCAAGGACCTCCGGGTAGAGGGTTACGATCCTCTCCAGGTGCACAAGAAGCTCGTTTACGTTGTAGCTCTCCGGGATCTCCCGGAAGGCCGAACCTCCGTAGTACGGGAGCACCCCGTCGCCCCGAAGGATGTCGTTGAGGACAAGGACCGCGCCCGCCAGCGTCGCCGTAACCCCGGCGGCGACGGGCCGCATCAGCATCCCGAACAGCAGCGGGAGTCCCGCCGCAAGGTTCACGACGGCGAGCGGCGCGGCCAGAAGCGGCGCGAGCGGAGCCCTCCCCGCGCCCCTCGGGGATAGCCGGGAGGCCGCAATCCAGACCGCCGCGACCGCCGGAGCAGCAAGGGCGAGCCCCGTCCCGACCCCGTTCGTGAGCAGCGCCACCGAGAGCGCCACCACGACCGCAAGCGCGGCGAGCCTCGGGAGCAGGTAGCCCGCGACCCCGGCCCCGACCGCCACCCCGACCGACTGCGCCCCGTCAAGAAGCAGCACCCCGCTCGCCAGCGCATAGCCGAGGTAGCCCGCCGCCAGGCCGTTGATCCCGCGCAGAACGACCCCCGCCGTTCTCTGCGAGATCCTCTCCGGCGGAGCGGCAGGACCTCGCTCGGCAAGATCGTCCCGCGGCGTATAGCTCCTTGCGGGCGCGGTGCGCTCTCTCTGGAGAGCCTCGGTGCGCGCGGGAGATCGCTCCTGCGAGTTGCGGGCGGCGCGGGTTGCGGCTTTCTTGCCGGACAAGACCTTAAGCGCGGCCCAGGCGCTCTGCGGGCGGTGTGCCGGGTTCGGGCTCGTCGCGAGGTCCACGAACTGCCTCAGGCGCGGAGGCGGCTCCTCCGGCTGGTGCGAGAGGAGCGTCCGGGCGGTCGCCCCGACGGCGTAGATGTCCGTCAGGGCCGAGGGGTCCGAGCCGTCCATGATCTCCGGCGCGATGTAGCCCGGCGTTCCGACGGCGAAGCCGATGCGCGTCAGGCGCGTGTCCCCGGCCCGGTAGGCGACCCCGAAGTCCGTCAGCTTGACCGTTCCGTTCCGGTCCACGAGCGCGTTCTGCGGCTTTATGTCCCGGTGGATAACGCCCTGCGAGTGCGCGTAGACGAGGGCTTCGAGGATCTGGGCGAGGGCGTCGGAGATCTCGGCGCAGTCGTAGTAGCGGCCCGCCTCGTCGAGCGGCAATCCGGAGACGAACTCGGTTACAAGGTAGACCTCACGCTCGCCGGGGATCACCTCGATTGTCTCGACGATGTTCGGGTGGCGCAGGCCCTCGGCGATCTGACCCTCCCGGAGCGCCCTCGACCTCTCGCCCTCGTTGTAGACGGAGATGACCTTTATCGCTACGTCGTCGCTCGCGCCGAAAAAAGACCGCTCGACCGGTCTTGCGCGCCAGACCGTCGCGAACCCGCCGCGTCCCACGACCTCGGAGAGTGCGTAGCGGTTCTGGCCCTCTATGTACCTTGTCTCCGTCACGTGTAGAGAGCTATTGTAAGCCATCGCCGCGCCCGTTAGCTTCCTCCCGCCGGGGCTGATAGAATCCCGAGAGCTTCGGGAGCGGCTGAAACGGCGAGCGGCCAGAGCCCTTCGGGAAGCGTTAATTACGGGCGAGTGGCGGAATTGGTAGACGCGCTAGGTTCAGGGTCTAGTGTCCGCGAGGACGTGGGGGTTCGAGTCCCCCCTCGCCCACTTCCGCCGGGAATCGAGGGGGTTCAGAGATAGCAGATCGCGGCGAGCGCGGCAGGTCCGGCCGGTCGGGGGAGCGTCCCCCGAACCGCAGGGCACCCGTCTCCGCGAGGTCCTCGAGGCGCTCCGGTCGGGGCGAGGTGGGGCAGCAGTCCCAGGCCGCCGCCCCCAAGCAGAAGGGTCGGCGCAGGATCGGCGCCCTGCCGCCGTGGCTCACGCTTCTTCTCTCCGTTTTCGTGCTGTTCATGGTCTTTGTCTTTATCTTCGTCGTTGTGCGCGGCTGCGTCGCAACGCAGGAGTCGACCCAGATCCGCAAGTACGTAACGAGCTCCGACAGCATCCTCTCGGAGTCGGCGGCGCTCGGCAACGACCAGCTCCAGGTCGCGCTCTCCGAGGCCGGGGGGGAGCCTCAGAACGTAGATCCGGAGGTCGTTAACCAGGTTGCAAACCAGTCGGAGCTGCTTTACGAGCGGGCGCTCGGCAACCAGGAGGTCCCGACCGAGTTCAACGAGGCCGACAGCTACCTCGTGAGCGCGCTCGGCATCCGCTCCACGGCGACGCGCGATCTCGCGAACGCCCTTGAGACGCCGGATGCCTTCCAGGAGACGCTCGCGACCTCCGTCGAGAGCTACCGGCTCTCCGACGGCATCCTGAGAAACCACTTCTACCCGGCCGTCGGCTCGGCGCTCGACAGCGTCGGGCAGACGCGCGACCAGGAGTTCATGGAAGAACCGCCGCCGTTCATGGACTACGAGGAGACCGGCTTCGACGTCGGCTCTCAAGCGGCGGTCGGGGCTCAGGACGACCCGAACGCGCTGCACGGGGTCGAGATCACCTCCGTAACCGTTGCCGGGCAGCAGCTCTACTCGGGAGGGGAGATCGTCCTCACCGGCGACGACGTACCGACCTTCAGCATCACCGTCACGAACGGCGGGGAGGTCCCGGAGACGGCCGTGCCGGTCGAGGTCATCATAAACACCCGCGCCGAGCGTCAGGCGCAGAACTCGACGATCGAGCGCATAGACGCCAACGGCGGGACCGCGACGGTCGACGTCGGCGGCTTCCGGCCCGGCGAGGTCAACGAGACGGCCGAGATCACGGTCGAGGTCGGGCCGGTCCAGTACGAGGAGTTCACGGACAACAACACCCTCTC
It contains:
- a CDS encoding serine/threonine-protein kinase, giving the protein MTETRYIEGQNRYALSEVVGRGGFATVWRARPVERSFFGASDDVAIKVISVYNEGERSRALREGQIAEGLRHPNIVETIEVIPGEREVYLVTEFVSGLPLDEAGRYYDCAEISDALAQILEALVYAHSQGVIHRDIKPQNALVDRNGTVKLTDFGVAYRAGDTRLTRIGFAVGTPGYIAPEIMDGSDPSALTDIYAVGATARTLLSHQPEEPPPRLRQFVDLATSPNPAHRPQSAWAALKVLSGKKAATRAARNSQERSPARTEALQRERTAPARSYTPRDDLAERGPAAPPERISQRTAGVVLRGINGLAAGYLGYALASGVLLLDGAQSVGVAVGAGVAGYLLPRLAALAVVVALSVALLTNGVGTGLALAAPAVAAVWIAASRLSPRGAGRAPLAPLLAAPLAVVNLAAGLPLLFGMLMRPVAAGVTATLAGAVLVLNDILRGDGVLPYYGGSAFREIPESYNVNELLVHLERIVTLYPEVLALPVLWGLMAALVSLGEWVARPLWGVVGAVGGGLIGYALFVSSDSASLLQAVTSLALASIMYAALRYLLARAG
- a CDS encoding FtsW/RodA/SpoVE family cell cycle protein → MAQRATLPMLLALAICLVGFATLIFVQEATSPPLIYGAYYAGTLFALYLLVRLMLPNSDVLILPIVTMLTGIGLMMIFRLTHNVEGVETLAITQAGWILAGSAALFLIVLFLRDYHKLFDYKYILATFAIILICLTFTPLGYEVNGARLWVNIGPVSFQPSEFARIALIVFFAGYLADTRDLLAVTSRTFMGIQIPALKYFGPVALVWAASLALLVFEKDLGSSLLFFIVPLLMLFVATGRVAYLIIGGLMFAVGTFIAYFLFAHFRVRIVAWLDPWQDPDGMGFQILQSIFNISDGGLTGTGLGAGFAQTIPEVQTDFIFSAIASELGLLGATAILLAFLVFVYRGIKIAMLASDDASKLLAYGLTVMFAFQTLTIVGGVIRAIPLTGITLPFVSYGGSSVVGNFIIAGLLLVISEKAGRRERKSASAYSDRDDRQPGGL
- a CDS encoding Stp1/IreP family PP2C-type Ser/Thr phosphatase — translated: MFYLEHFGLTDPGRVRENNEDSLLVGEGVDETLFAVADGIGGFEAGEVASRMAIDALKKMTPEDKFEAVIPEANRRIRTAAKGDERLSGMGTTVVAIRFGGTRRRPLAEIAHVGDSRAYLLRGDKMRPITEDHSLVAELVRSGDITRDEAAAHPQKNLITRALGAEEKVEVDTAVIPIEAGDRILLCSDGLSDMVREERISEVLLEHPRDPEAPAKILMQEALEAGGSDNITIVVVDVRERRNEGSSGTRNGTQELPAVAGGMMASAIPGAAVGAAANSRTAGQKRNRLGRAGSGRREKRDRSQERAGRRAGKASGRGPLRQALRVLAVLALAGLALAPIYAWGSTRYYLEEAQNGEVVAYRGVPFVVPGLEIPLSSEWRRTGVDIEEVNESFRAPIRENTLYTEGDIEEVIAQLQSDAESNAAEEETPADRAGQGAGREDPPQNEAQQPGAGN
- a CDS encoding FHA domain-containing protein; the protein is MLELQVPLLAAKALLLLLLFAFVYAVVRRGIGDLRSVPDEEEFSGLAGGGAMARGRSAKPGRTPEILVEESNVLPSDASYPLSSDSTEVGRSSEGEIVLKGDEYASGRHARFTRHGGLLYVEDLGSTNGTYVNGSKAVGATPLRDGDEIKIGSTVFRFVE
- a CDS encoding FhaA domain-containing protein, which gives rise to MGFLKGIEKKMGGLVEGVFGRAFRRRIHPVEIAKGLTKQMDEGRMVSISRTYAPNDFTIHLSEDDASSIEVYEDSLRDELIQYASTHAESKGYHLMSVPKIRFTTEESLRFGEFGVTARLTGGDGPREKGAPQDTSGQTRIFKTEQITSGGSSLGEGTSAISAEEARRHGLAREVVELAMDGKNHPLEGKGPWTVGRSQDNDIVVSDPNVSRRHAQLIREENGFVIEDLGSTNGTLLDGAPIGRERIESGDELTFGQSKARFVRRIDEPGARGRSDRARRSGSPSGRD